A genomic stretch from Pochonia chlamydosporia 170 chromosome 4, whole genome shotgun sequence includes:
- a CDS encoding NFX1-type zinc finger-containing protein 1 (similar to Cordyceps militaris CM01 XP_006667641.1) yields MKTYAEINVDETPIVVLGCGHFFTSETLDGLIGMNTAYIPNQDGRFTELADISGTLATKIPQCPDCQRPVRQYVTQRYNRVINRAVIDELSKRFLVNGKNELRRLEVELEKLEEDLVESQEGFLATIKFLADLKNTQPTMVTNRIQTRFNDCNKLLTEISGFLKKVSDSHQPAHKLHEATIHAMRANQPGALDVTMAGLSLEQHSALPVERDRRVKLAGQMARIKLEFLILEDKFSILRALTSSSTCTKISQWPGGSPHLIVKPILKVCAAFISKCVTERLPKLAVEATIHHARMARLYQSSGLSADSDKERAAEFVEDASINLEKALELCSQPFQNVEQLKKAVQECIKLLQREWYEAVSGEELAAIKEAMVSGPGAIATHSGHWYNCVNGHPFAIGECGMPMEEAHCPECGASIGGLNHRAVAGVTRAQDMEN; encoded by the exons atgaagacCTACGCCGAAATCAACGTCGACGAGACTCCTATTGTTGTGCTCGGATGTGGCCACTTCTTTACGTCAGAAACCTTGGATGGTCTCATAGGCATGAATACTGCTTACATTCCCAACCAAGATGGCCGTTTCACGGAACTAGCCGACATATCTGGCACCTTGGCAACAAAGATACCCCAATGCCCCGACTGTCAACGGCCCGTGAGGCAATATGTCACTCAACGGTATAACCGAGTCATCAACAGGGCCGTTATTGATGAGCTATCGAAACGATTCCTAGTGAATGGGAAAAATGAGCTACGACGTCTCGAGGTCGAGCTTGAAAAACTCGAAGAGGACCTCGTCGAGTCACAGGAGGGCTTTTTGGCCACGATCAAGTTTTTGGCTGACCTTAAGAATACACAGCCGACGATGGTCACCAATCGAATACAGACGCGGTTCAATGACTGCAACAAGCTGCTTACAGAGATCAGCGGGTTTCTGAAGAAGGTTTCTGACAGCCACCAGCCGGCTCACAAACTCCACGAAGCCACCATACATGCCATGAGGGCGAATCAACCCGGGGCTCTAGATGTGACAATGGCGGGCCTGAGTTTGGAACAGCATTCCGCCCTGCCCGTGGAGAGAGATCGTCGTGTTAAACTTGCTGGTCAAATGGCCCGAATTAAACTCGAATTTCTAATCCTCGAAGACAAATTTAGCATCTTACGCGCCCTAACATCTAGTTCGACATGTACAAAAATTTCACAATGGCCAGGAGGCTCCCCGCATCTAATTGTCAAACCGATTCTCAAGGTTTGTGCGGCATTCATCTCAAAATGTGTCACAGAACGTCTGCCAAAGCTTGCTGTCGAGGCTACGATTCATCATGCCAGAATGGCTCGGCTCTATCAATCGTCCGGGCTGTCCGCAGACAGCGACAAGGAGAGGGCGGCGGAGTTTGTGGAAGATGCGAGCATAAATTTGGAAAAGGCCCTGGAACTCTGCAGCCAGCCCTTCCAAAACGTGgagcagctgaagaaggcTGTTCAGGAATGTATCAAGCTACTGCAAAGAGAATGGTACGAAGCCGTCAGCGGTGAAGAActtgctgccatcaaggAGGCAATGGTCAGCGGGCCAGGTGCCATTGCTACTCACTCTGGGCATTGGTACAACTGCGTTAACGGACACCCG TTTGCAATTGGGGAGTGCGGTATGCCGATGGAAGAGGCGCATTGTCCTGAATGTGGAGCATCGATTGGAGGATTAAATCATCGTGCTGTGGCCGGCGTTACTCGTGCTCAGGATATGGAGAATTGA